From the Desulfosarcina sp. BuS5 genome, one window contains:
- the acsC gene encoding acetyl-CoA decarbonylase/synthase complex subunit gamma: protein MALTGIQIFKLLPKTNCKECGVPTCLAFAMNLASGKAELDSCPYVSDEAREQLSEASAPPIRPVDIGKGVRACKTGGETVQYRHEKTFFNPTLLAATVASDISESDLETKLKIWNAFQFERVGLNLRPELVAVKDAGGDKDAFANTARIIAEKSEFNLILMTEDPDVMQAGVEACGFKRPLLYAAADATADAFGEIAKDNDLPLAVKADSVEALIPLTEKLTGMGLKDLVMDSGSREIKQALEDQVAIRRAALKSGNRALGFPTITFPCEMASNLDTEAMIAGMFVAKYGGIVTLSDFTGESVFPLLLERLNIFTDPQRPMTVTEGIYEIGNPDENSPVLVTTNFALTYFIVSGEIEGSKVPSWLLVKDSEGLSVMTAWAAGKFAGDDVGVFVKKSGIMDKVKHTELIIPGYAAAIAGDVEEELPGWTIIVGPREAAHIPGFLKSR, encoded by the coding sequence ATGGCATTAACCGGAATTCAGATTTTTAAACTTCTGCCCAAGACCAATTGCAAGGAGTGCGGAGTACCAACCTGTCTTGCATTTGCCATGAACCTGGCATCCGGCAAGGCGGAACTGGACAGTTGCCCGTATGTATCGGACGAGGCAAGAGAACAACTGTCCGAGGCATCGGCCCCCCCGATCCGGCCGGTAGATATAGGAAAGGGAGTTCGGGCCTGCAAAACCGGCGGTGAGACAGTACAGTACAGGCACGAAAAAACTTTTTTTAATCCAACATTACTGGCCGCAACAGTCGCTTCCGATATTTCCGAATCCGATCTTGAAACAAAATTAAAAATATGGAATGCTTTTCAGTTTGAAAGAGTCGGCTTGAATCTCAGGCCGGAACTGGTGGCAGTAAAAGATGCGGGCGGCGACAAGGACGCTTTTGCAAATACAGCCAGAATAATAGCTGAAAAGTCAGAGTTCAATTTAATCCTTATGACCGAAGATCCGGATGTCATGCAAGCCGGAGTCGAGGCCTGCGGATTTAAAAGACCTTTATTATATGCGGCCGCAGATGCCACCGCCGATGCTTTTGGTGAAATTGCAAAAGATAATGATCTTCCGCTGGCTGTAAAGGCTGATTCTGTTGAAGCGCTTATCCCCTTGACGGAAAAATTAACCGGCATGGGGCTGAAGGATCTTGTTATGGATTCCGGTTCCAGGGAGATCAAACAGGCCCTTGAGGACCAGGTAGCAATAAGAAGAGCAGCTTTGAAATCAGGAAACAGGGCGCTCGGTTTTCCAACTATAACCTTCCCATGCGAGATGGCATCCAATTTAGACACTGAAGCAATGATCGCCGGCATGTTTGTTGCGAAATACGGCGGCATTGTAACACTTTCCGATTTTACCGGAGAGTCTGTTTTTCCGCTCCTGCTGGAGCGATTGAATATATTTACAGATCCACAGAGACCGATGACCGTTACAGAGGGCATTTATGAGATCGGTAATCCCGACGAAAACTCTCCGGTGTTGGTCACAACCAATTTTGCATTGACCTACTTCATCGTATCCGGCGAGATTGAAGGGAGCAAGGTTCCTTCATGGCTGTTGGTCAAAGATTCCGAAGGCCTTTCTGTTATGACTGCCTGGGCGGCCGGTAAATTCGCGGGGGACGATGTCGGAGTCTTTGTAAAGAAATCGGGTATCATGGACAAGGTGAAACATACTGAACTTATCATTCCGGGGTATGCAGCGGCTATTGCGGGTGATGTTGAAGAGGAACTTCCGGGATGGACGATTATTGTAGGCCCCAGGGAAGCTGCCCATATACCGGGATTTCTTAAATCCCGATAA
- the acsB gene encoding acetyl-CoA decarbonylase/synthase complex subunit alpha/beta, with protein MSRLIAFAAIQGGYKVVSQAEGQYKKALATYNADTKVGFPNTAYFLPVIYSLFGIKVETLEDMQTPLDIARGLLPPHIQGKNWLPFLGPLLDAGMAGIISYEIIEALRYLNDPDFYLHAEDPDIENGKIWLGAADDTIFRKRGVEFVDGSAPGFAAIVGSAPDSATAKMIVEDYQKKGLYMFLAANHNGTTVTEQLIEEGVQVGWNTRIACFGPDISSAVFAAGFANRVAMAFGGIEPGDYKKILMYNKERVFAFVNALGDVGTEWGVAAAGCVNWGFPTIADTDITEILPTGICTYEHVVSPVTHDEICQKSIEVRGLKVLVSEIDIPCSFGPAFEGERVRGADLYCQMGGGKTQCTEFVEMAEMNDIEDGKVEVVGPDIGDMKEGDTLPLGIFVQIAGREFQEDFEPILERQTHHLVNYIQGVMHIGQRDIAWLRVGKGAVEKGFTLKDIGVVLHAKFHQDFTKIVDKVQVTLYTKKEDVDKLTEKARAAYHARDSRVDNMKDEDVEIYYSCTLCQSFAPNHVCSVSPERTGLCGAYNWMDCKAAFEINPTGPNQPIEKGECLDPKLGQWKGVNDFVYKASRGAVTHYNFYSMCIDPMTTCGCCECIAAMLPSCNGVMTVGRDYTGETPCGMKFTTLAGVMGGGASSPGFVGHSKHNITQGKFILGDGGLLRMVWMPKMLKEELKERIEKRGADMGVPDLYDKIADETVGITEEEILPWLEEKGHPALSMDSIIG; from the coding sequence ATGTCAAGATTAATAGCGTTTGCCGCTATTCAAGGTGGTTATAAGGTAGTTTCCCAGGCTGAAGGCCAATATAAAAAAGCTCTCGCAACCTATAATGCGGATACAAAGGTCGGGTTTCCAAATACAGCCTATTTCCTGCCGGTGATATATTCTTTATTCGGCATCAAGGTTGAAACTCTGGAGGATATGCAGACTCCTCTGGATATTGCCCGGGGACTGCTTCCCCCGCATATCCAGGGGAAAAACTGGCTTCCTTTCCTGGGTCCCTTGCTGGATGCGGGCATGGCCGGAATTATATCCTATGAGATTATCGAGGCCTTAAGATATCTGAATGACCCGGATTTTTATCTGCATGCCGAGGATCCGGATATCGAGAATGGTAAAATCTGGCTCGGTGCTGCCGATGATACTATTTTCAGGAAAAGAGGGGTTGAGTTTGTGGACGGCAGCGCGCCCGGTTTTGCAGCAATAGTCGGTTCAGCGCCTGATTCTGCAACAGCCAAGATGATTGTTGAAGATTACCAGAAAAAAGGACTCTATATGTTCCTTGCTGCCAACCATAACGGTACAACCGTGACTGAGCAGCTTATTGAAGAAGGTGTCCAGGTCGGCTGGAATACCAGGATAGCCTGTTTTGGCCCTGATATTTCTTCGGCAGTATTTGCGGCAGGTTTTGCAAACAGGGTTGCAATGGCATTCGGCGGTATTGAGCCTGGTGATTATAAAAAGATTCTTATGTATAACAAAGAGCGGGTCTTTGCGTTTGTAAATGCACTCGGCGATGTTGGAACCGAATGGGGCGTGGCCGCGGCGGGTTGCGTAAACTGGGGCTTCCCGACCATAGCGGATACTGATATTACCGAGATTCTGCCTACCGGCATCTGTACTTACGAGCATGTTGTTTCGCCGGTTACACATGATGAAATCTGTCAGAAATCGATTGAGGTCAGGGGCCTTAAGGTTCTGGTCTCGGAAATTGATATTCCATGTTCATTCGGCCCGGCTTTTGAGGGTGAAAGAGTCCGGGGTGCCGATCTGTACTGCCAGATGGGCGGCGGCAAAACACAATGTACCGAGTTTGTCGAGATGGCTGAAATGAATGATATCGAAGACGGCAAGGTAGAAGTAGTGGGCCCGGATATCGGTGATATGAAAGAGGGCGACACACTTCCGCTCGGTATTTTCGTCCAGATAGCGGGCCGGGAGTTCCAGGAAGATTTCGAGCCTATCCTGGAACGTCAAACTCACCATCTTGTAAACTATATCCAGGGCGTCATGCATATCGGGCAGCGCGATATCGCCTGGTTGCGGGTAGGTAAAGGCGCCGTTGAAAAGGGCTTTACCCTAAAGGATATCGGCGTTGTTCTGCATGCCAAGTTTCATCAGGATTTTACCAAGATCGTGGATAAGGTACAGGTAACCCTTTATACCAAAAAGGAGGATGTGGACAAGTTGACCGAAAAAGCCCGTGCAGCATACCATGCCAGGGACTCGCGGGTTGATAACATGAAAGACGAGGATGTTGAAATTTATTATTCCTGCACCCTCTGCCAGTCATTTGCCCCCAACCATGTCTGCTCGGTAAGTCCTGAAAGAACCGGACTTTGCGGCGCATACAACTGGATGGACTGCAAGGCTGCTTTTGAGATTAATCCCACCGGCCCGAATCAGCCTATTGAAAAGGGTGAATGTCTCGATCCCAAGCTGGGTCAGTGGAAAGGCGTTAACGATTTTGTATATAAAGCATCACGCGGCGCTGTAACACATTATAATTTCTATTCCATGTGCATTGACCCAATGACCACCTGCGGGTGCTGCGAATGTATCGCTGCAATGCTGCCTTCATGCAACGGGGTCATGACTGTGGGCCGTGATTATACCGGGGAGACTCCCTGCGGAATGAAGTTTACCACCTTGGCGGGCGTAATGGGCGGCGGAGCATCATCGCCCGGATTTGTCGGTCATTCCAAACATAATATTACCCAGGGTAAATTTATCCTGGGCGATGGCGGATTGCTCCGGATGGTCTGGATGCCCAAAATGTTGAAAGAAGAACTTAAAGAGAGAATAGAGAAACGCGGTGCTGATATGGGCGTTCCTGATCTATACGATAAAATTGCAGACGAGACTGTGGGAATCACCGAAGAAGAGATTCTGCCATGGCTCGAAGAAAAGGGACATCCGGCGTTATCCATGGATTCCATAATCGGATAA
- the cooS gene encoding anaerobic carbon-monoxide dehydrogenase catalytic subunit: protein MAEEKKKAKAPKLADPVASSIDVASQEMIARSHELGVETIFDRALTMKRCSIGVQGTCCKNCSMGPCRLPLPKGGIVGEDTRKGLCGATANTIAARNFIRMIAGGAAAHSDHGRGVAEVFLSVARKETDVYQVKDVDKLLAVAKDLGVATTVEVDGEELDRDLDEITLETAEVALAEWGKSEGELLYPKKAPKARYELWKKQGVLPRNIDREIVEIMHRTHIGVDMHYKNLMKQGTRAAIADGWGGSMLATDIQDIIFGTPYPVQSEANLGVMKEDHVNLIIHGHEPILSEVIVAVAQKQEMIDYAKSKGAKGIQLSGICCTANEMLQRHGIPLCGTFLQQELAIITGACDAMVVDIQCIMQNIADVAKCFHTKVITTHRIAQIEQDNVIHIEFDEHHALEDAERIVKMAIDNFENRGAEVMIPQHKAPIVAGFGVESTEYHLGGSFRGTYYTLNDNIINGRVRGVAGVVGCNNARTRHNNDHIKVVKELIKNDVLVLTTGCNAIACAMEGLLTPEAAAVHAGAGLAEVCETVGIPPVLHLGSCVDNSRILLAATEVVKAGGLGNDISEWPVAGSAPEWMSEKAISIGHYFVVSGVYTVVGVTFPTSGAPVFNDYICKDFENIYGGMWDFEPDPIKHAHKMIAHIDKKRKELGIDKARERVMMDFASRQAL from the coding sequence ATGGCAGAAGAAAAGAAAAAAGCAAAGGCTCCCAAGCTGGCAGATCCGGTTGCGTCATCAATAGATGTGGCGTCTCAAGAGATGATCGCCCGTTCCCATGAACTGGGAGTTGAAACAATTTTTGACAGGGCTTTGACAATGAAGCGTTGTAGTATCGGCGTGCAGGGCACTTGCTGTAAAAATTGCTCCATGGGTCCGTGTCGTTTACCCCTTCCTAAAGGCGGGATTGTTGGTGAAGATACACGAAAAGGTCTTTGCGGCGCTACGGCCAACACAATAGCCGCACGTAACTTTATCAGGATGATCGCCGGCGGAGCAGCCGCACATTCGGATCATGGCCGAGGCGTAGCCGAGGTATTTCTTTCCGTGGCCAGGAAAGAGACGGATGTTTATCAGGTTAAGGATGTAGATAAACTTTTAGCTGTAGCTAAGGATCTTGGCGTTGCAACAACCGTTGAAGTGGATGGCGAAGAACTTGACCGTGATCTTGATGAAATCACTTTGGAAACCGCGGAAGTTGCGCTGGCTGAGTGGGGCAAATCCGAAGGTGAGCTGCTTTATCCTAAGAAAGCTCCTAAGGCACGTTATGAGCTTTGGAAGAAACAGGGCGTGCTTCCCAGAAATATAGACAGGGAAATCGTCGAAATCATGCATCGCACCCATATAGGCGTTGACATGCATTATAAGAATCTCATGAAACAGGGCACCAGGGCAGCCATTGCCGACGGCTGGGGCGGTTCCATGCTGGCGACTGATATTCAGGATATTATTTTCGGAACTCCTTATCCGGTTCAGTCAGAGGCGAATCTTGGGGTTATGAAAGAGGACCATGTAAATCTCATTATTCACGGTCATGAGCCAATCCTTTCAGAGGTGATCGTGGCTGTGGCCCAGAAGCAGGAAATGATTGATTATGCCAAGTCAAAAGGTGCAAAGGGTATCCAGCTTTCCGGTATCTGCTGCACAGCCAATGAAATGCTGCAGCGCCACGGGATACCCCTGTGCGGCACCTTCCTGCAACAGGAACTGGCCATCATAACCGGTGCCTGCGATGCCATGGTGGTTGATATCCAGTGTATCATGCAGAATATTGCCGATGTGGCCAAATGTTTTCATACAAAGGTTATTACTACCCATCGGATCGCACAGATAGAGCAGGATAATGTTATCCATATTGAGTTTGATGAACATCATGCCCTGGAAGATGCCGAGCGGATCGTGAAGATGGCAATCGACAACTTTGAGAATCGTGGTGCCGAGGTGATGATACCGCAGCATAAAGCTCCGATTGTAGCAGGATTTGGGGTTGAATCGACCGAATACCATCTGGGCGGTTCTTTCCGCGGCACTTACTACACCTTGAACGATAACATTATTAACGGACGCGTTCGTGGCGTTGCCGGCGTTGTGGGGTGTAACAATGCGAGAACAAGGCATAATAATGACCACATAAAAGTGGTAAAAGAACTGATTAAAAATGATGTTCTGGTTCTTACAACAGGATGTAATGCAATCGCCTGTGCTATGGAAGGTCTGCTTACACCTGAGGCTGCGGCTGTTCATGCGGGCGCAGGTTTGGCGGAAGTATGTGAAACCGTTGGTATTCCGCCTGTACTGCATCTTGGGTCTTGTGTTGACAACAGCCGTATTCTGCTGGCTGCCACTGAAGTGGTAAAAGCCGGTGGCCTGGGTAATGATATCAGCGAATGGCCGGTTGCCGGAAGCGCTCCGGAATGGATGAGTGAAAAGGCCATCAGCATTGGTCATTATTTTGTTGTTTCAGGTGTTTATACTGTTGTGGGTGTTACATTCCCGACTTCGGGCGCGCCTGTATTTAATGATTATATTTGCAAGGATTTTGAGAATATCTACGGCGGTATGTGGGATTTCGAGCCTGACCCGATCAAGCATGCCCATAAGATGATAGCTCATATCGATAAAAAACGGAAAGAGCTCGGTATAGACAAGGCCAGGGAAAGGGTTATGATGGATTTTGCATCACGTCAGGCTCTTTAA